The following are encoded together in the Leguminivora glycinivorella isolate SPB_JAAS2020 chromosome 18, LegGlyc_1.1, whole genome shotgun sequence genome:
- the LOC125235785 gene encoding uncharacterized protein LOC125235785 — MFSFHVVVFFIVEFLFCVKFLLCDIVDFLLSLYREREFSFYGSKMEPVAGPSQDNLKENILLSPPRKRPASHMSVSEKCMVMNCYKHTYNTWPHDKYFTRLECSKKVAEILGISERTVRSIFAEHNSATEFASPKKPGPKLSVIDKLDEFTFAAIRRTVHQFFHRNEPPTIEKVLQVVNDDPGLPNLSFFTLRQVLKHLNFKYASRKRQSSLIDRADIILWRKRYLVKIKQYRREGRPIYYQDETWINEGHTVNKVWQDPKVLSSRQAFLEGLTTGLKAPSGKGRRLIISHIGSEEGFVENGLLLFESKKNTQDYHKEMNAQHFEEWLTGILPRLKPNSVLVLDNAPYHSRKLESGPVKKWNKGQIIQWLHERNVPCDMSMIKTELWALVETQPKVNKMAVDELAAAHNVTILRLPHTIVN; from the exons ATGTTTTCTTTCCACGTCGTGGTATTTTTCATTGTTGagtttttgttttgtgttaAGTTTTTGTTGTGCGATATTgttgactttttgttaagtttGTATCGTGAACGTGAGTTTTCGTTTTACGGAAGTAAAATGGAACCCGTGGCAGGTCCTTCCCAGGACAATCTGAAAGAGAATATTCTTCTTTCCCCACCAAGGAAAAGACCCGCATCTCATATGAGTGTTTCGGAAAAATGTATGGTGATGAACTGCtacaaacacacatacaataCATGGCCCCATGACAAGTATTTTACACGTCTGGAATGTTCCAAGAAAGTGGCGGAAATATTGGGTATATCCGAAAGAACCGTCAGAAGTATATTCGCGGAACATAATTCGGCAACAGAATTTGCTTCACCCAAGAAACCTGGCCCCAAGTTGTCAGTAATTGACAAGTTGGATGAGTTCACATTTGCAGCCATTAGACGGACAGTACATCAATTTTTTCATCGCAACGAGCCGCCTACTATTGAGAAG gtATTGCAAGTTGTTAATGATGACCCGGGCCTGCCAAATTTATCTTTTTTCACCTTGAGACAGGTGCTTAAGcacctcaattttaaatatgcaaGTCGGAAACGCCAAAGCAGCCTCATTGATAGGGCTGATATCATATTGTGGAGGAAAAGATATTTGGTGAAAATTAAGCAGTATCGTAGAGAGGGCAGACCTATTTATTACCAAGATGAAACATGGATTAATGAag GGCACACGGTGAACAAGGTCTGGCAGGACCCTAAAGTATTGTCATCTCGACAAGCCTTTTTAGAAGGCCTTACAACTGGCCTTAAGGCTCCATCGGGAAAAGGAAGGCGGCTCATTATAAGCCACATTGGCAGTGAAGAAGGATTTGTTGAAAATGGATTGCTGCTGTTTGAATCAAAGAAAAACACTCAAGACTATCATAAAGAAATGAATGCTCAGCATTTTGAAGAATGGCTAACTGGTATATTGCCACGGCTTAAGCCAAACTCCGTGCTCGTTTTAGACAATGCTCCTTATCATTCAAGAAAATTAGAAAGTGGCCCTGTAAAAAAGTGGAACAAGGGCCAAATTATTCAATGGTTGCATGAAAGGAATGTACCCTGTGACATGTCCATGATCAAGACAGAGTTATGGGCTCTGGTAGAAACTCAACCCAAAGTAAACAAAATGGCAGTAGACGAATTAGCGGCAGCTCATAATGTAACCATTTTGAGACTCCCCCATACCATTGTGAACTAA